GTATggacaattattacaattagtttcttaattctttaatttttaattataataataattataattgtaaataaaattaattaattatttgtatgtatctttttatttttataaatttattaattaattgtatgaattttttaatttaatttattctaaattCATTTGACAAACATGATTGTCGGAGAAGGAGTCTATGCGGTGTTCACGGTTCATTATTAagtctttaattttaaagtgtttTGTGTATGcaaagttacattttttatttttttttaattcaacatGTGACACACTGACACGTGATTGTCccgaatgataaataaatttttaaagattttaaaaaataaaaaaggatttagattttgaaagttaatttttcaatatataaaacacattaatgtaattaatcttgaaatcttAACTTGTTGATGAACGAAAAATAATCTGTATGACTAAATtcgtaaaaaagaaaaaagaaaagaagaagaaatgtatgTATGTGGATTTGGTGGAGAGGATGCTTGGTTGGAGAAGAAATGTATGCAACAAAACATACTTCTCAAGAACGGCGATcgagctttcttcttcttctttgatgTAATGGCAACCGTGTAGCGGTGAGATCATATCTGGAACGACGGCGTGAGAGCAAAtctggtttcttcttcttcttcgatggTGGAACGATTGCGCCTCCGAGCTTTCTTCTtcattgtgtttttatgtagtgAGATCAGATCTGGAAGGTGAGagattataatatttgtgagACAAGAAAGGGAGAGCatggtgatatatatagcacaaaTGGTAAAGCAAAAGGTtataaaaggaaagtataattaattttaattttaaatgattttttatccaaatatttgatattacaaaaatgcccctgAGAGTTTGGGAGGGAAAAATGTTCTaggcacttctgttattatatatatatatatatatatagatgttcATCCGTTAGGAGCTGATGGCCAACGGGCATGACCTATTCCAACACGCTCACGGTGAACGGtacaaatttcatatttttcgAATAggcaattttttcataattgcTAAACTATGCATTTcgtatatgttttatatatgcAGTTCTTAGGCCTTTTAATTGCCTAACCTCTATTTGCTTCAATTGCATATGTTTACATGCAATATGtattggtaattttttttttgaatattgatTTAAACTGTTATATACACATGTTTTTCACAGTAAATCATCATCAGTATATACATACACCCGTACACAGTAgattacacattttttttatgagtgTTCAATCTGTGTACTCATTGGTATAATAGTACATAATTTACTCTTTCTGGTATTATTGTGTAAGTCAATTCAGTTCAAACACAacttttttgaatataattatacaaaaattgaCAAGTCAAAACTAGTTGTTTTCGGACTTGTTTTTCGAAACCAGTTTTTTTCGAAAAAAACACAGCAAATTTTCAATAagaatttatcaattttttttcgaATCGAGTGCTTTTTtcgaaaataaaaaagaggaaACCTGTTTTGGCCTATTTCCGCCTTCGATCTACGCCCCGGGATCGTCATCGGTCCGCCGAAGGTTCGCGTCGAAGAGGATATCGGAACGCCGGCAATGAACGGCCCTATGTCGCCTATGCGTTCCTGTGAGTCCGGCGGCGATGGCGGATGGAGGCCCCTAGCAGCGGCGGCCCTGCGTCGCCTTTGCGTTCCTGCGAGTCCGGCGGCGACGGTTAGAGATCGCACAGCCCTCCGGTAGAAGGGCTGGTGGCGATGGCGGATCCGATCTGCTGGTTCGATGATGGCCTGTGCGTCGGGCGATAGATCGGTAGACGTCCGGCAGAAGGCGACAGGCGCGGTGGTGTCAGCGGTGGCACGGTGGTGGCGTCTCGCGATCGGCGGGCGTCCGGCAGAGAGCGGCAGCGGCAGTAGTCGCCGACTGCTCTGGTTTTTGTGCATTATGCTGCGCCTCTGGTCTTCTTTTTGCGTAAAATATGATAAGTAAAAAGGATTTAATTTGATCTTATTATTTTGGGCTTGCCCTGAAGGCTAATGCTTGGATGCTATCTTTGAATTAAAATTGAGTGGTTAGTTTTTGGGCCATTTGGCCCAAATCAAGTGCTTTAAAAAACAATAGAAGCTTTTATTATTTGGGCttgctatttttttattttttttgttattcaaATTGTTATGCAATTTGGTTGTTTAATATGAtcttatatgaatattttgccATCACATGAATCATATATCAGGCCTGCAAATTGTCtttgttattcaatttatttGAATAAGTTTATTATTGAATATGCCCATGTACTAAAATTGCTATTATTGTGGCATTTTCTTTGGATAATATGATTTTATGAAATCCTATGCATATTCTGCTATATTTGCGGAATATATAGTGTTTTTTTGATTATGCGAATTATAAAGAGGTGCACCCTCGATTTCCGCTCACAATTGTATAATCCTCTTGTTCAAATTTGAGAAtatttatttgctcaaatttgctttaattttgtggCCATGTGGACCATCGTAGTATTCTCATTGGTAATACTATTTGCTATAGGTCATGAAGTGAGCTTGTGACACCCcaaacctcacacaggctgagatagctaaaacttaacacaacagctgccaatctcaacTATAAAAcgtaacatagcggaagcgatttcaAAACTTAAGGggcatcatgccacatctaggtataacacagcctagatgcacaggctaaacataaaacggactaagctgtcatagatataaaccaagataaaattctcaaaacataatccacaatcatcgaaagtactcaaaccactaatccagagtatactaataatatctcaaggcacacaggccaaaaccaaagtctaaacaaggtaaactaaggctaaacatcctcataaggaaagctctagcgcgctctcgcataactactccatacctggaaaacacacaaagaaccattagcaaaagaatgctaagcaaccaccattcacacccgcaaggaagtatagatatacataagcttgtaaataggtttacacacccatatagaatataaacaccaacgaactgttcagtagttgaaaacgatactcaacaataataagctgaacgaatcacaaaccaagactcagtcaaacaaagccaatagccaacaacaaaacataatgcaataacgaaccataaccgagatccataaggtatcgaccgaattagcataaagagctcataaaacggaccaagaaggaaccccaactccaacctccaaaccaagtcaacccaaccaccaaaccaagtcaaaccacatagtcagaagtcaggagtcaagagtcaatcccggaaaaaccggtacacaggggtgaccaacccaaagtcagtggtcaagagccaaacccggaaaaccggtacacaggggtgatgagcccaatcacagggaccgaagtccaatcacagggaccgaagtccaatcacagggaccgacagtccaatcacagggaccgaagtccaatcacaggggtaatcaacccaatcacagggaccgaagtccaaagtcagaagtcaatagtagcacagtcaatagtagcacagtcaatagtagccaacaaccaccaacaacctcaaccaaaccaccatcacaacctcatactccaacatcactcaaagcaaccaaaacaaagtgttcatctcaaatatgaacacaaaccaactcccagataatgaatcaaaggatcaatagatcaagaataccaaaaatggaaaccaaagacatgaatcaatactccaagctaaggtataaaatacccaataaatgacatgaataaatactccaaagacatggtaaaatacccaacaaaacaatccaacaataatcagaaacaaaggagaataacagacaacaacaacagagaaaccgttcactggaaatcaactcccagtgaacttgcggaacactctcacggatcactgccttccgccagtctcctccgcgagaaggagacggcctccctcggcggaccaccctcctccgcccaagccaaccgtcgccaccttgcggatcgccctcgcgggttacattgtgccgttcaggtcttccgcaaggccaacccaaatcccttccagagacagttcaacccagatcaacaaatcccacttccagaatacaaaatcagaccaaatacactcacatttcatccaatttagagtccaaaaataaggaaatccataacatcattgatcatacaacacaaggcaaaagatcaagatgaaaaccaacaaaatacatccaagaaataggccaaataacaagaaatttcaggatttccaacaccaagatcattatatatagaataggtgaataaaatagatttgatggacatggatggttacctcaaagagcttttcctattccaacaagccttttgctagctcacaaagccccaccttcaccttgatcatctttttcccaaagaaccccaaaagaacacttataagattatgtaaaaagactatctaaaacacaaaatgcaagatggattctaggatagatgcacttacccactcctaaccaagcttaaaagagcaacctttacttgaaaacttgtagggaaagtGAAGATGAATTCTTAGGGAATTTGAGAGGAAAATGGCGTGTAGGAGTATAGGGTAGGAGGAAGAAAGAGTGAAAGTCTTAGGGtaatttgatcttcaaattatataccaagaatacatacaatatttaggttgtaagacattaaatgatgtgggcttaagtaacttataaaataatgggtgtaggaaataaatataatcaaggctagtaagttgggcttattaaattcaccccttacaaattaaatacaagaattagcccataagaatgtcttaggatcaatatatatacatatataatgtatgatcaagaatgtgggcttgtaagaatatttaataacaaacattgtaagggtccaaattgaataaaatcccttacaagaataaattcaattaattgggctcttgattagaataattaagttaggcatcaaatatatatacaagtgtatatatatatattaaattggaagaattagcccaattggaatttaattaaattgcccaaggaattaattatcggtcgTAAGGCTtaaacgaatttacggggtgttacagagcTTCTCGACTATATTGACAAAAGTTGGTATCTTACTTTTGGGTTTGCACCACAAAACGATGACATAGTTTTGTTAGGTTACACTTGTTGTTACTAAACCTTAATTTGCCCTTATGACAAATTATAATTTGCCCTTATGACAAATTATAATCCAACTTACTAACTTTGGCTCATCAACAAGTATGCTCCAAGTGAGGGTGTAAAAGGCGCTTGTCACGTGCGTACCACACCCCGAAGCATTCTGTTGGAACCTAAATACACATAACAATGTTGAATCCAACCAAGATGCCTTGCTTGAAGCAAACGCTCTTGTTAGTTACTTTTTTCACAAACTCCAATGTGCCGGATACTTGTTGGGGAAATATAGTATTCAAGCTGCTTAAATTTCGGCAAATtgcatatcaatatcaatcCCCCATAATACCTGGTACGTGTAAACATTTCCCAATCTGAGTTTATATTTTAGTGTGTAGTCCAACTGTTATATCACCACCTTGCGTATCCTTATGATTATAAAAACTCAATCTATTTA
This portion of the Ipomoea triloba cultivar NCNSP0323 chromosome 5, ASM357664v1 genome encodes:
- the LOC116019307 gene encoding uncharacterized protein LOC116019307 encodes the protein MHKNQSSRRLLPLPLSAGRPPIARRHHRATADTTAPVAFCRTSTDLSPDAQAIIEPADRIRHRHQPFYRRAVRSLTVAAGLAGTQRRRRAAAARGLHPPSPPDSQERIGDIGPFIAGVPISSSTRTFGGPMTIPGRRSKAEIGQNRSDLTT